The following nucleotide sequence is from Hevea brasiliensis isolate MT/VB/25A 57/8 chromosome 7, ASM3005281v1, whole genome shotgun sequence.
taaatagtgcagtgaatagtaacccgaaacacaaaatttcgagaacgtcgaatttaacacgttagagctagctaaatgtgaagttaagtttattttggatttattttaagttctagtactgaaacattgtaaaattgtgtgtttcagttgaaaagaatatcgggaaggaacccgaggaaccgagtcgaggctaaaggacgactcgtttgaggtttgtgcacaacatatacttttataatcatcttttgcatatcgttttaaataatgtgaaatattggattatgacattcttatgatgttgatctaaattgttgaaagttattatgtatatttgaaaagaaaatgtttagcaaattgttaagataagttttgaaaccacagtgtcatgaccacatatttgaacacctcactagcacgactagtgggggtaattagtttcgaattttgattccttctctggagaagtattgaggtgtgccagtagaagaggatgtgaatggatatccatatatttgagctagctagccttgtgatatgatttctctttagcctctggctattgagattcatgtgatttctctttagcctctggctattgagattctatttgtttcgaatggcgtgatttaactgtgggttttatgaaatgtgttttgatactttgaaataaacttggtttacatgtaaaatcttacaatgcatgattgtatttaattttcatgtttagtcaaatttttgaatgaatgtgctttaagttttgcataaagattattttagtatattgtgcaccactgagtcttagtactcagcgatagcttttattgctgtcgcagatacagagattagaggagcagcagactgagctgctgaggtgtgtgaagtcatcagtttgaagccttcgggtataatttataccctaactgtaaatacttcttttgatgtatatattgcacataaatgtatggacatgtaaaaatgggtcttgagcagcttgtacacaaatttgtatgaagtttgtaataaagtttagtttgtgtttcttttgatataaatttgtaaggttatgtataaattattttgtttttaatgaaatatgaatgatattgattgacagtattttgagaattattgaacttgtgaattttgataaattgattgagtttgattgtgaaaccgaagtagtggttgagaaaatcttttagaagtgctttttacaggtattcgaagaacggttttctcaaaatacagagtaaactctttcaaaatttttatcaaatttgcggaaaactaaaatggccaaaaatattaattagttttaatttcaactaaatgttttaaatactcattagaaatgctcaccacttgtcaaagataagaaaattgttttaaaatcccttgtagggtacttaatgagttatcggtaggtgaagttcggtagttcattaggtattctacgggatcatgttatgccttacagaggggtaaggtgtgacatgttttagtggtatcagagcaagtttttgaattatgttttaaattgtgaatttgtgtttttctttgttaagtacaactgctcaatgtccataattgttacatacagtgcattacatcatgaatatgaactaacggagggaaatctccttgtgttacttgttcaggagataccctaacttcagactgaaatggaagaaggggatcgctcagttgagcagtctgttgaagctgaggcacaaggaagCCCGACTTTACGAATGTCGGTGGGTCAAAGAccaccccacaaatgccgcaaattcTGCCTGATTCGCATGACAgatagcggcaatgtttcaacaaatggctgggggtatgcctgctcaagctccaccccaaccacctgtggcacaaccactgcctccagccagacaatatgataaattattgaagtatggggctgcagaatttaagggtacagtagacccacttgaggcagagcaatggcttgaaagaatggacagagtgtttaagaaattgcactgcccagatgagttgaagttcgaatattacgTGGTCGctcgcaaggggatgcatatgattggtggaagaccatcccccacagcttggcagaaccaccagtgctaacctgggatgacttcatcagagagttcagacagaaatacatcccagatgcatatgttgatcagaaattgcaagaatttttttagtttgaaacaaggaaatcgatcagtggcagagtatgagagagagttctcccgcctgagtcactatgcggagagtctccttactaccagtaaagcaagatgcaagagatttgagacgggtttgaagcccagcataaggatgcaagttgtgggatttcgacacagcaacttctcagaacttatgtctcaagcacttgaactggagagagttgaagcagaagcaaacccagtgaaggaaaaagtcgagaaattagaaaaagacaagggggaaaaatcagttgaacagagttctggtgctacctctggaaagaaaaagaagtttagtggacccagcaggggtcgaggtggaagatttggtaggggccgattctgcaGGAGAGACCCCTAGGTCAGTCGtgatcggcgagggttcacattctgcccgcccctgtgagacttgtggcaagattcatgggggggaatgttattgggccactggagcctgctttaactgtggaggtaagggccatatagctaaagactgtactagtgctccgagatatggtccagctcctactactgccgagggatctattcagagtcctgctcccagaggttcacagtcagttggcagaggaagaggcagaggtagaggcactgcttcaggcagtcagggcacaattggtcagtcaggacaaggaagtgcttcaaccagaatctacgcaatgagacagcgtgaagaggctgagacttctgatgtggtagctggtatattctctatctctggtcaagatgtatttgtattgtttgatccgggttcaacccattcatatgttagtgctagcatagtcagttcacttgctgtcccatgtgtgcaaatgggttttgaagtgctagtaactagtccgttaggacaagaggtccgggtcaacagaatttatagagactgtcctttggtgatccaaggacatgttttcctgtcagacttgattgagatgcccttcagagagtatgatattatcttaggcatggattggttagccaggcatcatgctatgattgactgtagactgaagacagtcacttttggtctccctttgtacggtgatgtggtcatacacggggagaggcatttactgccatcaaacatcatttcggctgcactagccagaaagatgatcagaaaggggtgtgaagcatacttggcacatgtgatagacacccaggtggggagtccagcactaagggacatccctacggtatgtgactttccggatgtatttcctgaagaattgccaggattacctccagaaagagaggtgcagtttgaaattgatgttatgcctggtgtggatccaatctctataacgccatatagaatggcacctgcagaattgaaagagttgaaagtgcagttgcaagaattgcttgacaagggctttatccgccctagtgtgtcaccttggggagcgccagtgttgtttgtaaagaagaaagatggcactctccgcttgtgtattgattatcggcagttgaataaggtgacaataaagaatagatatccattgccccgcattgatgacttgtttgatcagttgaggggtgcagctgtgttctccaaaattgacctgagatcaggttattatcagctgaaagtacaagagcaaagtatttctaaaactgccttcagaacccgctatggccattatgagttcttggtcatgccattcgggttaactaatgctccggctgcttttatggatctgatgaacactattttcagaccatacctcgaccagtttgtggtggtattcatagatgatatattggtatattcgaggaatgcagaagagcatgatagacatctgcggattgtactgcagactttgagggagaaacagctatatgccaaattgtcgaagtgtgaattttggctgaaagaaatatcttttttggggcatgtagtatcagaagagggcattaaggtagatccaagtaagattgaagctgtccttaattggaggccacccagaaatgtcacagaaattcgtagttttctgggttagccgatactaccgtagatttgtgaagggattctccatgttggcatctccattgaccaagctgcttagaaaagatgtaaaatttcagtggacggataaatgccagcagagttttgatgaattgaagagatgtttgactgaagctccagtcctaactttacccacaccgggtaaagaatatacagtttacagcgatgcttctcacaacgggttaggttgtgtgttgatgcaagatcgaaatgtcattgcctatgcatcacgccagctaaaaccgcatgagaggaattatccgacacatgatttggagcttgcagccattgtgtttgctcttaagatctggagacattatttgtatggggagaaatgttacatctacacagatcataagagtttgaagtatttgggcacccagaaagagttgaatttgagacagaggagaaggttagagttgataaaatacaatgattgtctgatagactatcaccagtggaaagctaatgttgtggcgatgccttaagtcgcaagactatggcaagtctacggttactcctttgtctttggtacatgagttaagatcattgcatgccacttagagattaatgatgaggcgcatagcggttgcatggcatgtacagcggtgttgattgatcgattagaatggtcgctcgtaatgatcgaagtatcgaaGTCGATGGAAGAagcccagcagggcaagaaaccagaattctcactcagagatgatggtctattgctacaccagggcagaatgtgtgttcctaatgatgttgaattgaggaggatcattttaaaggaagcacatgagtctccttttgccatgcaccctggtggtacaaaaatgtatagagggctaaaggagcattactggtggatgggtatgaagagagatgtggcagagtttgtatccaaatgcctaacttgtcagcaagtgaaggcagagcatcaagtacccgctgggttgttacatccactaccgcactgcagtggaaatgggagagaataacgatggattttgtgatgggacttccgaggacacaaaagagtcatgatgcagtttgggtcattgttgacagactgactaaatctgctcattttctgccagttcggatggactacagtttagaaagattggccaagttatacatcgatgagattgtgagattgcatggagtgccagtatccatcgtgtcagacagagatcctaggttcacttctagattctggggtagtcttcagagagccctaggaactagattgaacttcagtactgcattccacccacgcatgcatggccacccgagagggtaattcagatcttggaggacatgctacgggcttgtgtgattgagtttgagggtagttgggatacacacttgcctttgattgagtttgcttacaacaacagctaccaatcaagcattgggatgcctccatatgaagctttgtatggcataaaatgtagaaccccgttgtgttgggatgacctgggtgaaagaaagatgattggacccgaaattattcagcaaactgaagagaaaatcaaggtgatccgagatcgacttaagactgcatcgcaTCGTAAGTCCTATATTCATtaaaaaagaagggatattgagtatgcagtgggtgagaaagttttcctcaaagtttctccttggaagagaattatgagattcggcagaaaggggaaactgagtcctcgtttcattgggccatatgaggttctggaaagagtgggtcctttggcatatcggttggcactacctccagagttggaaaagatacataatgtcttccatgtgtctatgttgaggaggtatcgatcagacccatctcatgtactaccagtagaagaaatagaagtgaatccagacctcacatatgaagaagaacccataaagattctggcttatgaggtgaagctacGGAATAGCGAATAAGCATACCGTTAGTAAAagtctgtggaaccatcattcgggccaagaagctacttgggaacgagaggaggacatgaggagacaacacccacagctgttcagagattgataccaggtaaaatttcgagacgaaatttatttaagagggggagaattgtaacacccccgtttgcatagcctggtagatttcactgttccggtgaccggtgtcggtccggacaattaataggattagggccacacttaagacaacttgagaagccataaacataaataattagtaatgtttaattagttaactacaaataagaaaaacagaacataagaggttaaacgagccgagagtcacagcgatgagtgacctcctgaacgatcacaagtctttttaaactcaaattttgaatcgtaaaaagtgacgctgcggtccttaggacccttatgaacacagtggaaaagaggaaatcacgaaaaagaactgttaagtcagtcaaataattaggtcagggagccggaagaaatattggattatttgcaaaccgggatgaaccggcgaggggcaatttggtcaattgaccccaagagctgactcctgacctaactgtcaaataaaatcggagaaaagaaaatttcggaatcgagaattaaattaaaaaaactaatagaaaaaaaaataaaaaaaaaaagaagaagaagatagaaaagttaaagatgatgacatcatgaatgatgtcaataagaaattaattaagttatttattaaatgggattttgtggtcttccatcaactaaaataaattaagaaaagaaaaaaattaacaacaaaaagtcatcttcatcttctcaaaaacgtcactctcttctctccctcacaaaaccaccatgaaagctcatttttgagcttgaaaaactaaaatcCAACCATACAAAATTGTTCTACCATAAGtagaccttgtttgggcaactaagaaagaagattcaaggaaaagaaagaaaaaaatttgaagaaaaggaggaagaaaattctgctcaaggtatagtactataaacttcaatttttattgtttaattagtgttagtgtggcatcaagagcttgtaaataaacttgaaatgaaataaaatcatgggagaaggactaaactgaaattttggcttggttgatgggagtatgattggtatggtttgatgtgtttaaagggaattaaagatgttaataaacttacattagtatggtgttaagatggaaatgcaccaattgtgattgaatgagtgagttagggtttcaatgctagggtttatggaccaaaatttggagaaatgcataaatggcatgtttaacctattgtgaaatgaaataatggtcaattatgaccaaataagttgtgtgggaatgataggaatgaaaactaaattcggaggttaatggtcatgctgctggcagcatgaccaaacccactttgaaggaccaaaactcaaattttacaagcccaattgatatgccaccaattggagatgaaaatagacataaaagagcacaattttcattaaggaaccatggccaaaaactgaccaaaacttggtgaaacaattgaccaaagtgagttgattgcaggctgccactgcacaaaactgaccaaatgaacagtaactgttcatttggtcataactcgagctaggtaggtcaaattgacctgaaattttgccagcaattagatatgatatagacctaaaactttcatgaagaacaccaacccaaattaggccattaactcattcaaatcattgagcaaagttaaaattactgtactgaaattctgcagaattttcattgagcagcaatgtttggagggctataactctctccagaaaactcggatttaggcgattcttgaatcgatggaaacctaagacatagtacaacatttcatatgaagaaagtgagaccgaattatgaacttaacttgatcaaacaattgaccaaagttggaccaaaaatctgccagcacctaaattgcagtatgaacagtgcacgtgaacagtaaacttattttggccataacttgagctacaaaactccgattgaggtgatccaaaaatgagaatacacttaagacaataaggaacattttctatgaaggaagttttgtcaaattccaacagtagatcgaccaatggaatagtgcaaccggaaaaccaaaaccgaaaattggcaattttgccaaaatgacctaagctttaaacaaatgaccaaaaccaacaagtttggtgaccaaaatgtggtatgtgggtgaagttggagttcccatacccattaagccttagaaagtcaataatttgacttgaatagtgcagtgaatagtaacccaaacacaaaatttcgagaacgtcgaatttaacacgttagagctagctaaatgtgaagttaagtttattttggatttattttaagttctagtactgaaacattgtaaaattgtgtgtttcagttgaaaagaatatcgggaaggaacccgaggaaccgagtcgaggctaaaggacgactcgtttgaggtttgtgcacaacatatacttttataatcatcttttgcatatcgttttaaataatgtgaaatattggattatgacattcttatgatgttgatctaaattgttgaaagttattatgtatatttgaaaagaaaatgtttagcaaattgttaagataagttttgaaaccacagtgtcatgaccacatatttgaacacctcactagcacgactagtgggggtaattagtttcgaattttgattccttctctggagaagtattgaggtgtgccagtagaagaggatgtgaatggatatccatatatttgagctagctagccttgtgatatgatttctctttagcctctggctattgagattcatgtgatttctctttagcctctggctattgagattctatttgtttcgaatggcgtgatttaactgtgggttttatgaaatgtgttttgatactttgaaataaacttggtttacatgtaaaatcttacaatgcatgattgtatttaattttcatgtttagtcaaatttttgaatgaatgtgctttaagttttgcataaagattattttagtatattgtgcaccatcgagtcttagtactcgtgatagctttattctttgccgcagatacagagattagaggagcagcagactgagctgctgaggtgtgtgaagtcatcagtttgaagccttcgggtataatttataccctaactgtaaatacttcttttgatgtatatattgcacataaatgtatggacatgtaaaaatgggtcttgagcagcttgtacacaaatttgtatgaagtttgtaataaagtttagtttgtgtttcttttgatataaatttgtaaggttatgtataaattattttgtttttaatgaaatatgaatgatattgattgatgattttgagaattattgaacttgtgaattttgataaattgattgagtttgattgtgaaaccaagtagtggttgagaaaatcttttagaagtgcttttacagtattcaagaacggttttctcaaaatacagaggaaactctgtcaaaatttttatcaaatttgcggaaaactaaaatggccaaaaatattaattagttttaatttcaactaaatgttttaaatactcattagaaatgctcaccacttgtcaaagataagaaaattgttttaaaatcccttgtagggtacttaatgagttatcggtaggtgaagttcggtagttcattaggtattctacgggatcatgttatgccttacagaggggtaaggtgtgacacggctgacatttcacagaagattgtttctgagacagttgaaaagcccgaagtcagggtggcaccacaagtatatactatggaagctcaggaagagccaaacccagacactgatgaggcgatacaaggaagtgaagaaacaaggaggtaacaactccccgattacttaagtcaggtaaatttcgaggacgaaatttaaattagaggggaagagttgtaacaccctccccgtaacaactccgtacattctctttgaTCGG
It contains:
- the LOC131181347 gene encoding uncharacterized protein LOC131181347, whose product is MSVGQRPPHKCRKFCLIRMTDSGETPRSVVIGEGSHSARPCETCGKIHGGECYWATGACFNCGGKGHIAKDCTSAPRYGPAPTTAEGSIQSPAPRGSQSVGRGRGRGRGTASGSQGTIGQSGQGSASTRIYAMRQREEAETSDVVAVEKNIGKEPEEPSRG